A stretch of the Nicotiana tabacum cultivar K326 chromosome 6, ASM71507v2, whole genome shotgun sequence genome encodes the following:
- the LOC107805013 gene encoding uncharacterized protein LOC107805013, which translates to MSEYILFRFHHGGVFIEAPVTKYVGESEVKEFSIDKDHLSFFELEYYTRSMGYISVRGFYVFNSRSEKFVLIENDEQLYNIGCHCKEGVLYLFVCHLIDYPHVEVVPTTLICEPQVVESQSRATLDGDLAGIIAENYAEYSVEAVVNTTIENTQAENGETDLDAAGENTDLNLSDLFSGDSYLDDIPEQDDSELDEKLIAIRNERRMKILEKEKLKKKKKLTPTEEVELGEAEVDIGFDDIERPSKRDKYARKLGGGG; encoded by the coding sequence ATGTCAGAATATATTCTTTTTCGTTTTCACCACGGTGGAGTTTTTATCGAAGCTCCTGTCACTAAATACGTTGGTGAAAGTGAGGTAAAAGAGTTTTCTATAGATAAGGACCACTTATCCTTTTTTGAGCTTGAGTATTATACTAGAAGTATGGGGTATATTTCTGTTAGGGGCTTTTATGTATTTAACTCTAGGTCAGAAAAGTTTGTACTAATTGAAAATGATGAACAATTGTATAATATTGGCTGTCATTGTAAAGAGGGAGTATTATACTTATTTGTTTGTCATCTTATTGATTACCCTCATGTGGAGGTGGTCCCAACTACTCTTATCTGTGAGCCACAAGTGGTTGAAAGTCAGTCTAGGGCAACTTTAGATGGTGATTTAGCTGGTATAATTGCAGAAAACTATGCTGAATATTCTGTAGAGGCTGTAGTAAATACAACTATAGAAAACACTCAAGCTGAAAATGGTGAGACTGATTTAGATGCTGCTGGTGAAAATACAGATCTGAATTTATCAGATTTGTTCTCTGGTGACAGTTATTTAGATGATATACCTGAGCAAGATGATAGTGAGTTAGATGAGAAGTTAATAgcaataaggaatgaaagaaggatgaagattttggagaaagaaaagctaaagaagaagaagaaacttacTCCAACTGAGGAAGTTGAGCTAGGGGAAGCTGAAGTAGACATAGGTTTTGATGATATTGAAAGGCCAAGTAAGAGAGACAAGTATGCTagaaaattggggggggggggatga